The following proteins are encoded in a genomic region of Synechococcus sp. CBW1002:
- a CDS encoding HlyD family secretion protein: protein MIHLDQRKGNTNSGHLSAPEQPANAAALRQSRRWMHAVSLSLVSTTVFAVGWLALARTDEVVIAPGSLEPIGAVREIQMPLGGVAADILVKEGQAVKAGQVLIQLDQKASRQQVNSLQEAINLKQRELNLKQKELQRYLELNAAEADMLSNNLRLDTEIMNRFEQLAREGASAELQFLQQQNKVKETHGRLMQNRIERLRQQAVLDQQTQQLRAALEQLRSDLVEASTTLRYQEIRSPVDGVVFNLKPKSIGFAAQGTEPILTVVPQKDLEVRAEISSRDIGFVKVGMPVEISVDSYPASDFGSLKGEVRQIGSDALPPDPNKSGEAASSYRYPAKISLASQGLKARDGKDLPLQVGMSVEANIKLRKVSYLELLLGTFRDKANSIRRI from the coding sequence ATGATCCATCTCGATCAACGCAAAGGCAACACCAACTCTGGGCACCTGTCGGCACCTGAGCAACCCGCCAACGCTGCAGCCCTGCGTCAATCACGACGCTGGATGCACGCCGTCAGCCTGAGTCTGGTGAGCACAACCGTGTTTGCTGTGGGATGGCTGGCCCTGGCCCGCACCGATGAAGTGGTGATCGCACCGGGCAGTCTTGAGCCGATCGGTGCCGTGCGGGAGATCCAGATGCCTCTGGGCGGAGTCGCCGCCGATATTCTGGTGAAAGAGGGCCAAGCGGTGAAAGCGGGCCAGGTTTTGATTCAACTCGACCAGAAAGCCAGCCGCCAGCAGGTGAATTCCTTGCAGGAGGCTATCAACCTCAAGCAGAGAGAATTAAATCTGAAGCAGAAGGAGCTGCAGCGCTACCTCGAGCTCAATGCAGCCGAAGCCGACATGCTCAGCAATAATCTGAGGCTCGATACGGAAATCATGAATCGCTTTGAGCAGCTGGCTCGTGAGGGTGCCTCTGCCGAGCTCCAGTTTTTACAGCAGCAGAACAAGGTCAAGGAGACCCACGGCCGGCTGATGCAGAATCGCATCGAACGTCTGCGGCAGCAGGCGGTGCTCGATCAGCAAACGCAGCAGTTGCGTGCCGCCCTTGAACAACTCCGCAGCGATCTGGTCGAGGCCAGCACCACGCTCCGCTACCAGGAGATTCGTTCCCCTGTCGATGGGGTGGTGTTCAACCTCAAGCCTAAATCGATTGGCTTTGCCGCCCAGGGCACAGAGCCGATCCTCACGGTGGTGCCGCAGAAAGATCTGGAGGTTCGTGCTGAGATCAGCAGCCGCGACATTGGCTTTGTGAAAGTGGGAATGCCCGTGGAGATCAGCGTCGACTCCTACCCAGCCTCTGATTTCGGCTCTCTCAAGGGCGAGGTGCGCCAGATCGGTTCCGATGCCCTGCCCCCGGATCCGAACAAATCCGGTGAAGCGGCGTCCAGCTATCGCTATCCAGCCAAAATCAGCCTCGCCAGTCAGGGGCTGAAGGCGCGCGATGGCAAAGATCTGCCCCTGCAGGTGGGGATGTCGGTGGAAGCGAACATCAAGCTTCGCAAGGTTTCCTACCTGGAGCTTCTGCTCGGCACCTTCCGCGACAAGGCCAACAGCATCCGGCGCATCTGA
- a CDS encoding calcium-binding protein, translating into MDALLSVQFISVPATQKTTVAFTTLPGSASAATTFQGTEGADSVVIIDLPDDSTNFEANGEGGDDFIAFEGSQNLSTIRGGQGNDLITQNIITDYFGNIWSAGLISGNMGNDVIGNNQLGIAAIASTINGGQGDDQLYVGPIQSTLLNGNMGADRVFVDSDYGSVNINGSSIFGGQGDDFLSVDSDRNDNINNTVIGGNLGNDTIILDIDASFAGSVVEGGDGDDGIFAGRSSTGLLIFGGEGNDYIVGAGGDYYGDYGAGDDIFGEAGNDYIKGLGGDDYLVGGDGADSLFGGYGRDRLFGGDLNDILVGGEDADILSGGTGSNQFRYNSSDTDSGSFVNVLVDDNIYTIGVEFNGDDRVDIITDWDASAGTNVIANNFNVFDPGVVLTNFDGGQGVFADNFTDEQNYAVRGSYNADLDNFTFNQFGSDVLIGTAQQDGPFNPGPDGFTNNLVVLTNVAFTTTFSQANFV; encoded by the coding sequence ATGGATGCGCTTTTAAGCGTACAGTTCATCAGCGTTCCTGCAACCCAGAAAACCACTGTGGCTTTTACCACCCTTCCCGGATCCGCTTCAGCGGCAACCACCTTCCAGGGTACTGAAGGTGCTGATTCAGTCGTCATCATTGATCTGCCCGACGACTCCACCAACTTCGAGGCCAATGGTGAGGGAGGCGATGATTTCATTGCCTTCGAGGGCTCTCAGAATCTTTCCACCATCCGCGGTGGCCAGGGCAATGATCTGATCACTCAGAACATCATCACCGATTACTTCGGAAATATCTGGTCCGCTGGTCTGATCAGCGGCAACATGGGTAATGATGTGATCGGCAATAACCAGCTCGGTATTGCCGCCATTGCTTCCACCATCAATGGTGGTCAAGGCGATGACCAACTGTATGTCGGCCCCATCCAGAGCACCCTGCTCAATGGCAACATGGGTGCTGACCGGGTGTTCGTCGATAGCGACTATGGCTCGGTCAACATCAACGGATCGTCCATCTTTGGTGGTCAGGGTGATGACTTCCTCTCGGTTGATTCCGATCGCAACGACAACATCAACAACACCGTCATCGGCGGCAACCTGGGTAATGATACCATTATCCTTGATATCGATGCCTCCTTCGCGGGCTCTGTAGTTGAAGGTGGCGATGGCGATGATGGCATCTTCGCTGGTCGTTCGAGCACCGGCCTGCTGATCTTCGGTGGCGAAGGCAACGATTACATCGTCGGTGCCGGTGGAGATTATTACGGCGACTACGGCGCTGGTGATGACATCTTCGGCGAAGCCGGCAATGATTACATCAAGGGCCTCGGTGGCGACGACTACCTCGTTGGTGGCGATGGCGCTGACAGCCTCTTCGGTGGCTATGGTCGCGACAGGCTCTTCGGCGGTGATCTGAACGACATCCTCGTGGGTGGCGAAGACGCTGACATCCTCTCCGGCGGTACCGGCAGCAACCAGTTCCGCTACAACTCCAGCGACACTGACTCCGGTAGTTTCGTCAATGTCTTGGTTGACGACAACATCTATACCATTGGCGTTGAATTCAATGGCGACGATAGGGTTGACATCATCACCGATTGGGATGCTTCGGCCGGAACCAACGTGATTGCCAACAACTTCAACGTCTTTGATCCTGGCGTTGTGCTCACCAACTTCGACGGTGGACAGGGTGTCTTCGCTGACAACTTTACTGATGAACAAAACTACGCCGTTCGCGGCTCCTACAACGCCGATCTGGATAACTTCACCTTCAATCAGTTTGGCAGCGATGTTCTGATTGGTACGGCCCAACAAGACGGTCCGTTCAATCCTGGACCTGACGGATTCACCAATAATCTGGTGGTCCTCACCAATGTAGCGTTCACAACTACCTTCTCCCAGGCGAACTTCGTCTGA
- a CDS encoding peptidylprolyl isomerase, whose translation MSDRILSLPPDTLAFLQRHNLLRKLVRCEVVEETIGTVQLEDGELEQSRQRFKQRHGISSPDLEQAFQMHNGLSDEALAWQMTLPPRISHYVREHFLPKAESHFLERKNQLDQVVYSLIRVGDPYLARELYLRIADEEASFADLAASHSEGPEKAARGLVGPVPLTQAHPALAERLRTTSKGILHEPFRLEKWWLILRLESYRPARFDDAMADRMARELFEQWVDSETNLRLTNLTAASPVPTV comes from the coding sequence ATGAGTGATAGGATCCTGTCCCTTCCGCCGGATACGTTGGCTTTTCTGCAGCGGCACAATCTGCTGCGGAAATTGGTGCGCTGCGAAGTGGTTGAGGAGACCATTGGCACTGTCCAGCTCGAGGATGGGGAGCTGGAGCAATCCCGCCAGCGTTTCAAGCAGCGACACGGAATCAGCAGCCCTGACCTGGAGCAGGCATTCCAGATGCATAACGGACTCTCTGATGAGGCCCTTGCCTGGCAGATGACCCTGCCACCGAGGATCTCTCACTACGTCCGAGAGCATTTTCTTCCCAAGGCCGAGTCCCACTTTCTTGAGCGCAAGAACCAGCTCGATCAGGTGGTGTACAGCCTCATCCGGGTCGGAGATCCCTATCTGGCCCGTGAGCTCTACCTCAGGATCGCCGACGAAGAAGCCAGCTTCGCCGACCTTGCCGCGAGCCACTCCGAGGGTCCCGAAAAGGCAGCCAGAGGCTTGGTCGGCCCTGTCCCTCTCACCCAGGCGCATCCGGCTCTGGCCGAGCGCCTGCGCACCACCTCGAAGGGGATCCTGCACGAGCCCTTTCGTCTCGAGAAGTGGTGGTTGATCCTCCGCCTGGAGAGCTACCGGCCGGCCAGGTTCGACGATGCCATGGCGGATCGCATGGCGCGGGAGCTGTTCGAACAATGGGTCGACTCTGAGACCAACCTTAGACTCACCAACCTCACGGCGGCCTCTCCGGTCCCTACCGTATGA
- a CDS encoding GNAT family N-acetyltransferase, producing the protein MIRLIRHRPGAPGLRWGLGPNLQPRDAIGQLQRLFDTHSFWACGRDRQRLRRMLQGSQAVVSAWSGSRLVGFGRATSDGAYRAVLWDVMVAEEQQGLGLGRRIVEELIQAPGLAGIERTYLMTTNSQGFYEKLGFEANEQQKLMIKQINR; encoded by the coding sequence TTGATTCGTCTGATCCGCCATCGTCCGGGCGCGCCGGGACTGCGCTGGGGACTGGGTCCCAACCTGCAACCCCGCGATGCGATTGGCCAGCTCCAGCGGCTGTTCGATACCCACAGTTTCTGGGCCTGCGGCCGCGATCGCCAGAGGCTGCGCCGCATGCTCCAGGGCAGCCAGGCCGTGGTCAGTGCCTGGTCAGGCAGCCGTCTGGTGGGATTCGGACGGGCCACCAGCGATGGGGCCTACAGGGCCGTGCTCTGGGATGTGATGGTGGCGGAGGAGCAACAGGGCCTGGGGCTGGGGCGCCGCATCGTGGAGGAACTGATCCAGGCCCCCGGCTTGGCGGGCATCGAACGCACTTATCTGATGACCACCAACAGCCAGGGTTTCTATGAAAAGCTGGGTTTCGAGGCCAATGAACAACAAAAACTAATGATCAAGCAGATCAACAGGTAA
- a CDS encoding calcium-binding protein yields the protein MHCDGFSTLPGSDSAATTFQGTEGADSIVIFDLPNGSTNFEANGEAGNDFIAFEGSQNLSTIRGGQGNDLITQNIVAGDSSTFIAFNRKVSIFSGNVWSAGLISGNIGDDVIGNNQLGIAAIASTINGGQGDDQLYVGPIQSTLLNGNMGGDFVYVDSDYGSVNINGSSIFGGQGDDVVTVDSGFNDNVNNTVIGGNLGNDTIELDIDGSFAGSVVEGGDGDDSIFAEDSESGLLIFGGNGNDVIYGGIGSDRLFGDAGNDYIVGDRQIFPVMKIAMELQDIHVLDYIHGGEDGDYRDSFDYGDYIVGGDGADSLFGGLGVDTIFGGDLNDILVGGEDGDILSGGTGSNQFRYNEFETDDGSFVSVLVGGNVYTVGVEFSGNDAVDIITDWDAGAGTNVIANNFNIFNPDAVLTSFDGGTGVLSSNFAVGENYAIRGSYNADLDDFTFSFSGNDVLIGVAQDEDFNPLDGFTNNLVVLKNVAFTTTFSQANFI from the coding sequence ATGCACTGCGATGGCTTTTCGACTCTTCCTGGCTCAGACTCGGCCGCAACAACCTTCCAAGGTACGGAAGGGGCTGATTCGATCGTCATCTTTGATCTTCCCAACGGCTCGACCAACTTTGAGGCTAATGGCGAGGCTGGTAATGACTTCATCGCCTTCGAGGGTAGTCAGAATCTCTCCACCATTCGCGGTGGTCAAGGCAATGATCTGATCACGCAAAATATTGTTGCCGGTGATTCCAGCACCTTCATCGCCTTCAACAGAAAAGTCTCGATCTTCTCTGGGAATGTCTGGTCTGCTGGCCTGATCAGCGGCAATATTGGCGATGATGTGATCGGCAACAATCAGCTCGGGATTGCTGCCATCGCCTCCACGATCAATGGTGGTCAAGGCGACGACCAACTCTATGTTGGCCCCATCCAGAGCACCCTTCTGAATGGCAACATGGGTGGAGACTTTGTCTATGTTGATAGCGACTATGGTTCAGTCAACATTAACGGATCGTCTATCTTTGGTGGCCAAGGCGATGACGTTGTCACGGTCGATTCCGGCTTTAACGACAATGTCAATAACACCGTGATCGGTGGCAACCTGGGCAACGACACCATCGAGCTGGATATCGACGGCTCCTTCGCTGGATCTGTTGTGGAAGGTGGCGATGGTGATGACAGCATCTTTGCCGAAGATTCCGAATCGGGCCTTCTGATCTTCGGTGGTAATGGCAATGATGTTATCTATGGCGGCATCGGTAGTGATCGGCTTTTCGGTGATGCGGGCAACGATTACATCGTTGGAGATCGGCAAATCTTCCCTGTTATGAAGATTGCCATGGAGCTGCAGGATATTCATGTACTGGATTATATTCATGGTGGCGAGGATGGCGATTATCGCGACTCTTTTGACTATGGCGACTATATCGTCGGTGGTGATGGTGCCGACAGCTTGTTTGGTGGCCTTGGAGTCGACACCATCTTCGGTGGTGACTTGAACGACATCCTCGTGGGTGGTGAAGATGGTGACATCCTCTCCGGTGGCACCGGCAGCAACCAGTTCCGTTACAACGAGTTCGAGACTGACGACGGTAGTTTTGTCAGTGTGTTAGTTGGCGGCAATGTCTATACCGTTGGCGTTGAATTCAGCGGCAACGATGCGGTTGACATCATCACCGATTGGGATGCAGGGGCCGGTACAAATGTGATTGCCAATAATTTTAACATCTTCAATCCTGACGCAGTGCTTACCAGTTTCGATGGTGGAACGGGCGTCTTGTCAAGCAACTTTGCTGTTGGTGAGAACTACGCTATTCGGGGTTCTTATAATGCCGATCTGGATGACTTCACGTTCAGCTTTAGTGGCAACGATGTTCTGATTGGCGTTGCCCAGGACGAAGATTTCAATCCTCTTGATGGGTTTACTAATAACCTGGTTGTGCTTAAAAATGTGGCATTCACCACCACCTTCTCCCAGGCAAACTTCATCTAA
- a CDS encoding peptidase domain-containing ABC transporter, whose translation MTLTPASSLQRHAAFQNLSSSGQRLLAEHAKLVRFRVGQSLTDGRILPAKVMVILQGQARLLGREQGRMTTLSRLGPGDLVGVVSLLRGEPCESVSAATELLAACLDDQHILELHRTEPSFRQWCLETVWRAEVAALLDSHSHRQALNGSSVRDVLAQAIAEARSVPLTIPAIQALRAEGREIFLASLCADGGPPLSSLLKEGAALPNAAGPFGLRLLSLPQGLLDTLLRQPDQPPLAEPEPTPGQAVPIAAEVAPESPQVSELSFAGKPRGKLIRANGAAQEAVACLQMLAFDMKLAFRRDAIDKVMQDALRRGQQPNLQLCGQLASNLGLHVMGTRVPASQGTRLQTPALVSWKEGFALVRRSHARGMTLASPSRGLVELRPEQLEQEFPDGIALLVVDRTNATPEQKFGPSWFWPALKRYRGVLLQVLAASFVVQLFTLANPLLIQVIIDKVIRQRSLDTLQVLGIALLVVSLLEGVLTSLRTFLFTETTNRIDQRLGAEIIDHLLRLPLNYFDRRPVGELSSRVAELEKIRNFLTGQALTTVLDAAFSVIYIAVMVLYSWVLTLVALSVLPIQIGLTVLGAPLFRRQYRKSAESNAKTQSHLVEVLTGVQTVKAQNVEMVSRWKWQEFYDQYIAHSFEKTITGTALSQTSQVLQKISQLLVLWMGATLVLSGDLTLGQLIAFRILSSYVTQPILRLSSIWQTVQELRVSFERLADVIDTPQESDEADQAKIPLPPICGNVVFENVSFRFRADQPPVLKNIDLTIPSGTFVGIVGQSGSGKSTLMKLLPRLYNADEGRILIDNYDIDKVELYSLRRQIGIVPQDPLLFSGTVAENIALTQPDAESDALVQAAQLACAHEFIMDLPSGYSSPVGERGAGLSGGQRQRIAIARTLLSRPKLLVMDEATSALDYDTERRVCDNLVEALHDCTVFFITHRLSTIRRADLIVMMHQGAIVETGTHDELMALRGRYYALYRQQEAG comes from the coding sequence ATGACCCTCACCCCAGCCTCAAGTCTGCAGCGTCATGCGGCCTTCCAGAATCTGAGCTCCTCGGGCCAGCGTCTGCTTGCTGAGCACGCCAAGCTGGTGCGTTTCCGCGTTGGGCAGAGCCTCACCGATGGCAGGATTCTTCCCGCCAAGGTGATGGTGATTCTCCAGGGTCAGGCCCGCCTGCTGGGCCGTGAGCAGGGAAGGATGACCACCCTCTCACGCCTGGGCCCCGGAGACCTGGTTGGTGTGGTGTCGCTGCTGCGGGGTGAGCCCTGTGAATCGGTGAGTGCCGCCACGGAGCTGCTGGCCGCCTGTCTGGACGATCAGCACATCCTGGAACTGCACCGCACCGAACCCAGCTTTCGCCAATGGTGCCTCGAAACGGTCTGGCGGGCGGAGGTGGCGGCGCTGCTCGACAGTCACAGCCATCGTCAGGCTCTGAACGGCAGCTCGGTGCGCGATGTCCTGGCCCAGGCCATCGCCGAGGCCCGGAGTGTTCCCCTCACGATCCCGGCCATTCAGGCTCTGCGGGCCGAAGGCCGCGAGATTTTTCTGGCCAGCCTCTGTGCTGATGGCGGCCCCCCCCTCTCCAGCCTTCTCAAAGAGGGTGCCGCCCTTCCCAACGCCGCCGGACCCTTCGGTCTGCGCCTGCTCAGCCTGCCGCAGGGATTGCTGGACACCCTGCTGCGGCAGCCCGATCAGCCCCCCTTGGCGGAACCCGAGCCAACCCCTGGCCAGGCCGTTCCGATCGCGGCGGAGGTGGCACCGGAATCCCCCCAGGTCAGCGAGCTCAGCTTCGCAGGCAAACCCCGGGGCAAGCTGATCCGGGCCAACGGGGCAGCCCAGGAGGCGGTGGCCTGCCTGCAGATGCTGGCCTTCGACATGAAGCTGGCCTTCCGGCGCGATGCCATCGACAAGGTGATGCAGGATGCCCTGCGGCGGGGGCAACAGCCGAATCTGCAGCTCTGCGGCCAGCTGGCCTCCAACCTGGGCCTTCATGTGATGGGTACGAGGGTGCCAGCCAGCCAGGGCACCCGCCTGCAGACCCCCGCTCTGGTCAGCTGGAAAGAAGGCTTTGCCCTGGTCCGCCGCAGCCATGCGCGGGGCATGACCCTGGCATCCCCCAGCAGAGGGCTGGTGGAGTTGCGACCCGAGCAGCTGGAGCAGGAGTTTCCCGACGGTATCGCTCTGCTGGTGGTGGATCGAACCAACGCCACCCCGGAGCAGAAGTTCGGCCCATCCTGGTTCTGGCCGGCACTGAAGCGCTACCGGGGTGTGCTGTTGCAGGTTCTGGCGGCCAGCTTTGTGGTGCAGCTGTTCACCCTGGCCAACCCGCTGTTGATTCAGGTGATCATCGACAAGGTGATCCGGCAACGCAGTCTTGACACCCTGCAGGTCCTTGGCATTGCCCTTTTGGTGGTGTCGTTGCTCGAGGGGGTCCTGACCAGCCTGCGCACCTTCCTCTTCACCGAGACGACCAATCGCATCGACCAGCGCCTGGGTGCTGAGATCATCGACCATCTCCTGCGTCTGCCGCTGAACTACTTCGATCGCAGGCCCGTGGGTGAACTGAGCTCGCGTGTTGCAGAGCTTGAGAAAATTCGCAATTTTCTGACGGGACAGGCCCTCACCACCGTGCTGGATGCGGCGTTTTCGGTGATCTACATCGCTGTGATGGTGCTCTACAGCTGGGTTCTTACATTGGTGGCCTTGTCGGTGCTGCCAATCCAGATTGGCCTGACTGTCCTGGGAGCACCACTGTTTCGCAGGCAATATCGCAAGTCTGCAGAGTCCAACGCCAAAACCCAGAGCCATCTTGTGGAAGTGCTGACCGGCGTTCAGACGGTGAAAGCCCAGAATGTCGAGATGGTGAGCCGCTGGAAGTGGCAAGAATTTTATGATCAGTACATTGCCCACAGTTTTGAAAAAACCATTACGGGCACGGCCCTCAGCCAGACGAGCCAGGTCCTGCAGAAGATTTCACAGCTTCTGGTGCTTTGGATGGGAGCCACCCTGGTTCTGAGTGGAGATCTCACCCTGGGCCAGCTGATCGCTTTCCGAATTCTGAGCAGCTATGTGACGCAGCCGATTCTGCGGCTTTCCAGTATCTGGCAGACCGTTCAGGAACTTCGAGTCTCATTCGAGCGATTGGCTGATGTGATTGACACGCCCCAGGAATCGGATGAAGCCGATCAGGCCAAGATCCCGCTGCCTCCGATCTGCGGCAATGTGGTCTTTGAGAACGTGAGCTTCCGCTTTCGCGCCGATCAGCCTCCGGTCCTGAAGAATATTGATCTGACAATCCCAAGCGGAACCTTTGTGGGCATTGTGGGTCAGAGCGGCAGCGGCAAGAGTACGTTGATGAAGTTGTTGCCTCGTCTTTATAACGCAGATGAAGGCCGTATTCTGATCGACAATTACGACATCGACAAGGTAGAACTCTATTCGCTTCGCCGTCAGATTGGCATTGTGCCGCAGGATCCCCTCTTGTTCTCTGGAACGGTCGCTGAAAATATCGCTTTGACGCAGCCCGATGCCGAGAGCGATGCCCTGGTTCAAGCCGCCCAGCTGGCCTGCGCCCACGAGTTCATCATGGACCTCCCCAGTGGTTACAGCTCTCCGGTCGGAGAGCGGGGCGCTGGTCTGAGCGGAGGCCAACGCCAGCGCATCGCCATCGCACGCACCCTGCTCAGCCGCCCGAAATTGCTGGTGATGGATGAAGCCACCAGTGCCCTGGATTACGACACCGAGCGCAGGGTGTGCGACAACCTGGTCGAAGCCCTGCACGATTGCACGGTGTTCTTCATCACGCACCGTCTCTCAACGATCCGTCGTGCCGATCTGATTGTGATGATGCATCAGGGCGCGATCGTGGAGACGGGCACCCACGATGAGTTGATGGCATTGCGGGGCCGCTACTACGCGCTTTATCGTCAGCAGGAGGCAGGTTGA